From Camelina sativa cultivar DH55 chromosome 5, Cs, whole genome shotgun sequence:
ctgtaatattttgtttttaattttttaatttttttttcaaccaaacaataaaattaaaagagaactccacGATTGGTAGCCCAAAATGGAGGATAGctgtttacaaaagaagtttcagaagGCAAAGATCTTGAAAAGCGGGCCAGACAGTCAGCTCTGGCATTGGACTCCCGAGGGATCTTGGAAAGGGTGAAGGAAGGGAATGACGATCTGAGCAATGAGAAGTCCTCCATCAAATTCGCGAAGGCCGGCCAGTCATCTGGAGTCTGCACCATCTCGACTaactctgcacaatccgtctcgtaGGCTTGACAGTCCACCCCAGCCTCCAAGAGAGCCTCCATCGCCCAAAGTAGGGCTTGCAGCTCCGCATGAAGGGGCGTAGATCCACGACGAAAACTTCTTGCTCCCAGAAGCAGCGTCGAACCTTCATCATTACAGTACCACCAACCCAGACCCTGAAAAGGATCTGAGCCTTTCCATGAACCGTCTATCTGACAGCATGAGGAAAAGATCCTATCCTCTAAAGGTGGCGTTGGTGCCATGTGTCCTCTCGAAAAAGCTTTGGCCTCCTCCCAAAGTGCTTTATCATTGGCCGCCTGACCGAGAATATCATTTGGTTCAGCCTCTATGCCTTGGAATACctttttatttctatctttCCAAAGAGACCAAATGATCCATGGAAGCTGTAAAGCTATATCCGTGACACCCGACTGGGAAGATgcccgccaaaaaataaagtctaaattCGCATATATTGAGGCATATGGAAAGCGTTGGGGGTCCAAAGATACCGGAGTCAACTCCCAAATCTGTCGCGACCGAGGACACTCAAAAAGCGCGTGATTTATAGTCTCTGCTGTTAAGTCACATCTTTTGCACCGTGTATCACACCGAATACCCCGATGTGCTAACCGTTCTAGAACTGGAAGAGTACCTGAAGCGATCTGCCAGAAAAAGTGTTGGATCTTCGGGGGGACGTCAAGTTCCCAGGATTGAGCCCTTAAAGCCGTACACGTTGGGCCGTATTCAACTTCCGCAATTAATTCCCGAGCGACCCGATACCCGGTCTTCACCGAGTATTTCCCCgacttagtaaaatgccaaACTAGACGATCCGGTCTATTAGTCTTACTGACTGCCATATTCCGTATAAGCTGTATATCCACGGGATCCATGAATTCCTCTAAGATGGGCAGATGCCAATCCTTCGTAATTGGGTTGATTAAATGATTGACCATCAAATTTGGATGCAATAACCTTCCCCGACCATTAGCTGGTCTGGGTCGTACATCTGGTAACCACGGGTCTCGCCAAACCGAAATAGAAACACCCGAACCTACCGTCCACCGCGCACCTTCCTCTACTAAATCTTTAGTTGAATAAATACTCCTCCAGGCAAAGGAGggattatatggtttttttttgccataatAGGATGTTGATTCCTATAATACCGTCCTTTCATGACCCGAGCCATTAAGGAATCCGGATAGTGAATTAATCGCCAATACTGTTTCGCCAGCATggcatcattaaattgttcgAGAGCCCTAAACCCCAGGCCTCCATCACATTTCTCTTTACACATTTTGTCCCAGGCCAGCCAATGCATTCCTCGAGCCTTATCATTTGACTTCCACCAGAAGGAGGAGATAGCACTCGTTAGTTTAGACGTCAAGTCCTGCGTTAATTTATAGCACGACATAACATGAGTCGGAAGGGCTAAGGCCACAGATTTGATCATGACTTCCTTGCCACCTTTGGATAAAAGCTTGGCGGACCAACCATTAACTCGGTCATCCAACCGATCCTTCACATAGCTAAAAACTTTAGTTTTCGATCCCTGTAGGTTTTCAGGGATACCCAAGTAAGAACCCATCCCGCCCTCTTGGGAAATACCAATAACTGATTTAAGCTGAGCTCTTATCTCAGGAGGGACCTTcttaccaaacataatagaagACTTCGTCAGATTGACCTCTTGCCCCGAGGCTTTACCATAGTTACCTATTATGGAGATTACCGTCCGGCATTCAGATTCTTCTGCCttacagaagaaaagactatcatcAGCGAACAACAAATGTGATACAGATGGACTATCTTGGGCTATTGAAATTCCCGTCAATTTCTTCTCTCGTTCCGCCTATTTAATGTTTGCTATCAAAACCTCCGTGCAAAGTATGAATAAATACGGTGACAAAGGATCCCCTTGTCGTAAACCCCTCTGGGGAATAATGGACCCCCTCGGCTGCCCATTCATCAGAACCTGATACGTAACagaagaaacacaccacataattCACGAAATCCATTTCTGGGCGAATCCAAACTTGACCAAAACCGCCTCCAAGAAATCCCACTCCACCCTATCGTAAGCCTTGCTCATATCTGTTTTGAAGGCCAGAAACTCCAACTTGCACCGTCTGTTAGTATTTagcccatgaaacatctcttgagcaacCAAGATATTATCCGTGATTAAACGACCAGAAACAAAGGCCGATTGAGTTTCGGAAACCAAGAGGGGCAAAACCCGCCGTAGCCTAAAACACAGAACCTTg
This genomic window contains:
- the LOC104789252 gene encoding uncharacterized protein LOC104789252 — protein: MAVSKTNRPDRLVWHFTKSGKYSVKTGYRVARELIAEVEYGPTCTALRAQSWELDVPPKIQHFFWQIASGTLPVLERLAHRGIRCDTRCKRCDLTAETINHALFECPRSRQIWELTPVSLDPQRFPYASIYANLDFIFWRASSQSGVTDIALQLPWIIWSLWKDRNKKVFQGIEAEPNDILGQAANDKALWEEAKAFSRGHMAPTPPLEDRIFSSCCQIDGSWKGSDPFQGLGWWYCNDEGSTLLLGARSFRRGSTPLHAELQALLWAMEALLEAGVDCQAYETDCAELVEMVQTPDDWPAFANLMEDFSLLRSSFPSFTLSKIPRESNARADCLARFSRSLPSETSFVNSYPPFWATNRGVLF